A genomic region of Gossypium hirsutum isolate 1008001.06 chromosome D01, Gossypium_hirsutum_v2.1, whole genome shotgun sequence contains the following coding sequences:
- the LOC107948542 gene encoding potassium transporter 6, which yields MDLETGVYQNYAKKESWRTVLILAYQSLGVVYGDLSTSPLYVYKSTFEEDIQHSETNEEIYGVLSFVFWTLTLVPLLKYVFIVLRADDNGEGGTFALYSLLCRHARVNSLPNCQLADEELIEYKKDSIGLAPQSSFGSRLKSSLEKHRVLQRFLLVLALIGTCMVIGDGILTPAISVFSAVSGLELSMSKEHHKYVEVPVACIILIGLFALQHYGTHRVGFLFAPVVLVWLLCISAIGLYNIIHWNPHVYQALSPYYMYKFFRKTQRGGWMSLGGILLCITGSEAMFADLGHFSQLSIKIAFTFLVYPSLILAYMGQAAYLSQHHIIESDYRIGFYVSVPEKLRWPVLVIAILAAVVGSQAIITGTFSIIKQCSSLGCFPRVKIIHTSSKIHGQIYIPEINWLLMVLCLAVTVGFRDTRRMGNASGLAVITVMLVTTCLMSLVIVLCWQKRVFLAIGFVFFFGTIEALYFTASLTKFLEGAWVPIALAFIFLIIMCVWHYGTLKKYEFDVQNKVSINWLLSLGPSLGIVRVRGIGLVHTALVSGIPAIFSHFVTNLPAFHQVLVFLCIKSVPVPHVKPEERFLVGHIGPREYRLYRCIVRYGYRDVHKDDMEFEKDLVCSIAEFIRSESVAPGSVNEDLVKDDDKMTVVGTCSSHTEGVQMREDDADNIEAAGPSELKEIWSPPPVIKLRKRVRFIVPKSPEIDTGAREELQELMEAREAGIAYILGHSYVKAKQGSSLIKKLVINYGYEFLRRNSRLSTYALSVPHASTLEVGMIYHV from the exons ATGGATCTGGAGACTGGTGTTTATCAAAACTATGCTAAG AAGGAATCATGGAGAACGGTATTGATTTTGGCATACCAAAGCCTTGGAGTAGTCTATGGGGATTTAAGCACTTCCCCCCTATATGTTTACAAAAGCACATTTGAGGAAGATATTCAACACTCGGAGACAAATGAAGAAATCTATGGGGTTTTGTCTTTTGTTTTCTGGACTCTCACTTTGGTGCCTTTGCTCAAATATGTGTTTATAGTACTTAGAGCTGATGATAATGGTGAAGGAGGGACTTTTGCCTTGTACTCCTTGCTGTGTCGACACGCCCGAGTCAACTCACTGCCCAATTGCCAATTGGCAGATGAAGAGCTGATTGAGTACAAGAAGGATAGTATCGGTTTGGCACCACAATCAAGTTTTGGGTCAAGGTTGAAATCCTCTTTAGAGAAGCATAGGGTGTTGCAAAGGTTCTTGCTTGTTCTTGCTTTGATTGGGACCTGTATGGTAATTGGTGATGGTATCCTCACACCAGCTATTTCGG TTTTCTCTGCGGTGTCTGGGCTCGAGCTATCAATGTCAAAAGAGCATCATAAAT ACGTAGAGGTTCCAGTCGCATGTATCATACTGATAGGCTTGTTTGCCCTTCAACATTATGGCACACACAGGGTTGGTTTTCTGTTTGCACCTGTGGTTCTAGTATGGCTTCTTTGCATCAGTGCCATTGGATTATATAATATCATTCACTGGAATCCTCATGTGTATCAAGCTCTCTCTCCATATTACATGTACAAATTTTTTAGGAAAACCCAGAGAGGAGGTTGGATGTCTCTGGGTGGTATTTTATTGTGTATAACAG GTTCAGAGGCTATGTTTGCGGATCTTGGACATTTTTCACAATTGTCAATAAAG ATTGCTTTCACCTTTTTGGTTTATCCATCCTTGATTCTTGCATACATGGGGCAAGCTGCCTATCTATCTCAGCATCATATTATCGAAAGTgattacagaattggattttatGTATCTGTACCAG AAAAGTTAAGATGGCCCGTTCTGGTTATAGCCATACTTGCCGCAGTAGTTGGAAGCCAAGCTATTATAACTGGAACATTCTCCATCATCAAACAGTGCTCTTCCCTTGGTTGCTTCCCAAGAGTCAAAATAATCCACACATCATCCAAAATCCATGGTCAGATCTACATTCCTGAGATTAACTGGCTCCTGATGGTGTTATGCTTGGCAGTTACTGTTGGCTTTAGAGACACGAGGCGCATGGGTAATGCATCAG GTTTGGCTGTTATAACTGTGATGCTGGTCACTACCTGCCTGATGTCTTTGGTAATTGTTTTATGCTGGCAAAAGCGTGTATTCTTGGCAATaggctttgttttcttttttggcACAATCGAAGCACTCTACTTCACTGCTTCCCTCACCAAGTTCCTTGAAGGGGCCTGGGTTCCGATTGCCCTTGCTTTCATCTTCCTTATAATCATGTGTGTTTGGCACTATGGCACACTGAAAAAATACGAGTTCGATGTTCAAAACAAGGTATCCATCAACTGGCTACTTAGCTTGGGTCCGAGTCTAGGCATAGTACGGGTTCGTGGGATTGGACTTGTCCACACTGCTCTCGTATCCGGAATCCCTGCAATCTTCTCCCACTTTGTCACCAACCTTCCAGCCTTCCATCAGGTCCTAGTTTTTCTTTGCATCAAATCTGTCCCAGTTCCTCATGTTAAACCTGAGGAACGGTTTCTAGTCGGTCATATTGGACCTAGGGAGTACAGGCTTTATAGGTGCATCGTACGATACGGGTATCGCGATGTTCATAAAGATGACATGGAGTTTGAGAAAGATCTTGTTTGCAGTATAGCGGAGTTTATACGGTCAGAAAGTGTTGCTCCTGGTAGTGTTAATGAAGATCTggtgaaagatgatgataaaatgaCAGTCGTCGGAACATGTTCTAGCCATACAGAAGGGGTTCAGATGAGGGAGGATGATGCAGACAACATAGAGGCAGCTGGTCCATCAGAGTTGAAGGAGATATGGTCACCACCACCTGTAATAAAACTGAGAAAAAGAGTACGGTTTATTGTGCCAAAGAGCCCGGAGATAGATACTGGTGCAAGGGAAGAGTTGCAGGAACTAATGGAAGCTAGGGAAGCTGGGATAGCATACATACTAGGGCACTCATATGTCAAAGCCAAGCAAGGATCTAGCCTGATAAAAAAGCTTGTAATTAACTATGGGTATGAATTCTTGAGGAGAAACAGCCGACTATCAACCTATGCGTTAAGTGTACCCCATGCATCTACGTTGGAGGTGGGGatgatatatcatgtttaa